A genomic window from Algoriphagus sp. Y33 includes:
- a CDS encoding family 16 glycosylhydrolase: MKISVSCALLLTLAMGSCGSLKKERSITPDLKGYTLLWADEFNTEGIPNADFWSPETGFVRNNEMQWYQLENATVSEGSLVIEGRKERLKNPSYDPAANDWRKNREFAEYTSASINTRGKVEFLYGVVEVRAKIDTASGMWPAIWTLGVSKPWPANGEIDIMEFYKVGGNPTILANAAWAHPEKRAAWDEAKIPFAEFLAKDPEWPSEFHIWKMDWTANYIKIYLDGELLNEVDLTQTTNPDGFNPFHQPHYLLLNLALGSNGGSLEQTLFPKQYQVDYVRVYQKN, from the coding sequence ATGAAAATTTCCGTTAGTTGCGCACTATTGCTAACTCTTGCAATGGGTAGTTGCGGTTCACTTAAAAAAGAGCGATCAATAACTCCCGATTTGAAGGGATACACCCTACTTTGGGCGGATGAGTTTAATACAGAGGGAATTCCCAATGCTGACTTTTGGTCTCCCGAAACCGGGTTTGTTCGAAACAATGAAATGCAGTGGTATCAACTTGAGAATGCTACTGTTTCGGAAGGCAGCTTAGTGATCGAGGGGAGAAAGGAAAGGCTCAAAAATCCTTCCTATGATCCTGCTGCTAATGACTGGAGAAAAAACCGTGAATTTGCCGAATATACCTCAGCCAGTATCAACACCCGGGGTAAAGTGGAATTCCTGTATGGCGTGGTGGAGGTGCGGGCAAAAATAGATACAGCTAGCGGCATGTGGCCTGCCATCTGGACACTGGGCGTATCAAAACCCTGGCCGGCTAATGGGGAGATTGATATCATGGAGTTCTATAAAGTTGGCGGTAATCCCACAATTTTAGCAAATGCCGCCTGGGCACATCCGGAAAAACGAGCGGCTTGGGATGAGGCGAAAATCCCTTTTGCTGAGTTTCTGGCTAAAGACCCTGAGTGGCCATCAGAATTCCACATTTGGAAGATGGATTGGACAGCTAATTATATTAAGATTTACCTGGATGGAGAATTACTGAATGAAGTGGATCTGACCCAAACAACCAATCCGGATGGATTTAACCCTTTTCATCAGCCCCATTATTTACTGCTTAACCTTGCATTGGGCTCTAATGGAGGAAGCCTAGAACAGACACTTTTTCCAAAACAGTATCAGGTTGATTATGTAAGAGTGTATCAGAAAAATTGA
- a CDS encoding glycoside hydrolase family 43 protein gives MKTLFSFILIFGSACHFVLAQSASEKQAVIRPGELWPDSEGVHINAHGGGILFYEGVYYWFGEHKTAGRMGNRAMVGVGCYSSTDLVNWKNEGVVLTVDAEGSGSDIEKGSVIERPKVIFNEKTGKFVMWFHLELKSQGYDAARTALAVSDSPTGPYVFEKSLRPNPKTWPLNFDSSWKEKTITEHALESWSDEWKKEVAEGLFIRRDFESGQMARDMTLYVDEDGKAYHIFSSEENLTLHIAELTDDYLDFTGKWAVIEPAGHNEAPAVFKQDGKYYLITSGCTGWDPNAARSFAADDLFGPWTALGNPALGEGAELTFDSQSTFIVPVQGKKDAFIFMADRWRPQNAIDGRYVWLPIKMKDGRPILEWMEEWDLSYFD, from the coding sequence ATGAAAACTCTTTTTAGTTTTATTTTAATATTCGGGAGTGCTTGCCACTTTGTCTTGGCCCAATCAGCTTCAGAGAAGCAAGCAGTTATTCGGCCGGGAGAACTCTGGCCGGATTCGGAAGGAGTGCATATCAATGCCCACGGTGGAGGAATTCTTTTTTATGAAGGTGTCTATTATTGGTTTGGCGAGCACAAGACCGCCGGGCGAATGGGAAACCGCGCCATGGTGGGTGTAGGTTGCTACTCTTCCACCGATCTGGTCAACTGGAAAAATGAAGGTGTAGTGCTTACAGTGGATGCAGAAGGTAGCGGTTCCGATATTGAAAAAGGCAGCGTAATAGAACGTCCTAAGGTGATTTTTAATGAGAAGACAGGGAAGTTTGTCATGTGGTTTCACCTAGAACTCAAGTCTCAGGGATATGACGCTGCACGGACGGCTCTTGCGGTGAGCGATTCACCCACCGGGCCTTATGTATTTGAAAAATCCCTTCGCCCTAATCCTAAAACTTGGCCTTTAAACTTCGATAGTTCCTGGAAAGAAAAGACGATTACCGAGCATGCGCTTGAAAGCTGGTCGGACGAATGGAAAAAAGAAGTTGCTGAGGGGTTGTTTATCAGACGTGATTTTGAATCGGGTCAGATGGCCCGGGACATGACCTTGTATGTGGATGAGGATGGAAAAGCCTACCACATTTTTTCTTCTGAGGAAAATCTGACCTTACATATCGCAGAGCTGACTGATGATTACCTGGATTTTACAGGTAAATGGGCGGTGATCGAGCCCGCAGGTCATAATGAAGCTCCGGCAGTGTTTAAGCAGGATGGGAAATATTACCTCATCACCTCAGGATGTACGGGATGGGATCCTAATGCCGCCCGGTCGTTTGCGGCAGATGACTTGTTCGGGCCATGGACAGCTTTGGGAAATCCGGCTTTGGGAGAGGGGGCTGAGCTCACATTTGATTCCCAAAGTACCTTTATTGTGCCTGTACAGGGGAAAAAGGATGCCTTTATTTTTATGGCTGATCGCTGGAGACCCCAAAATGCAATAGATGGTCGCTACGTATGGCTCCCTATAAAGATGAAAGATGGGCGCCCTATTTTGGAATGGATGGAAGAGTGGGATCTGAGTTATTTTGACTAG
- a CDS encoding RagB/SusD family nutrient uptake outer membrane protein encodes MKKYIILFISAVVLFSSCVDEFLDRRMDTNYTGEQVFSSYTTMRNFGIGIYSDLPQGFDRFSGGMLAAATDDAAHSGRDNSIQKLGNGNWGAFSNPDDQWSALYDGIRKANLFLENSVDYRAIIVQDTVTEQGKQSYLTQSNDLMWLRAETHFLRAYFYFELLKRYGGVPIIREILDEESNFDYTRNSLDEVISYIESELELAMPDLRDTWSGFDGDRLIGRATKGAALALKSRVLLYAASPLNNPNNDQSKWIRAAEAAYDVVELGQYNLVDNYRNLFRSITNGEIIFGRNYPASNSLERNNFPIGFAGAVGGTNPSQNLVDAYETLSGLSIDEDPAYDSQNPYENRDPRLQMSIITNDSDYKGRKIETFRGGFDGYGKARATKTGYYLKKFMDEGLDLLQNRSSVHTWIYFRYAEVLLNYAEAMNEAYGPDAVAEGLPMSAKEALNTVRQRPGVNMPEVEAASSEELRAKIKNERRVELAFEEHRFWDLRRWRDAGEVLSQPLRIAVIEQNADETFTFSYQDAEERIFSEQMYLYPIPAVEINKAGGKLQQNPNW; translated from the coding sequence ATGAAAAAATACATCATATTGTTTATCAGCGCGGTAGTTCTTTTTTCTTCTTGTGTGGATGAGTTTCTGGACAGAAGAATGGATACCAACTATACCGGGGAGCAAGTATTTTCCTCTTATACCACTATGCGGAATTTTGGCATCGGGATCTATAGTGATCTACCTCAGGGCTTTGATAGATTCAGTGGAGGCATGTTGGCTGCAGCTACGGATGATGCTGCCCATTCAGGTAGAGACAATAGTATCCAAAAGCTTGGAAATGGAAATTGGGGTGCATTCTCAAATCCTGATGACCAGTGGTCAGCACTCTACGATGGCATCAGAAAGGCAAACCTGTTTTTGGAAAATTCGGTGGATTACCGGGCGATTATTGTGCAGGATACGGTTACTGAACAGGGGAAGCAGTCTTACCTGACCCAAAGTAATGATCTGATGTGGCTAAGAGCTGAGACTCATTTTCTCCGTGCATATTTCTACTTCGAATTGCTCAAAAGGTATGGAGGCGTACCGATCATCAGGGAGATTTTGGATGAGGAGAGTAACTTTGACTACACCCGTAATTCACTTGATGAAGTAATAAGCTATATTGAATCAGAGCTTGAACTGGCCATGCCGGATCTGAGAGATACCTGGTCAGGATTTGACGGGGATCGATTGATCGGGAGGGCTACCAAGGGAGCTGCTCTTGCTTTGAAGTCAAGAGTTTTGCTTTACGCAGCAAGTCCACTAAACAATCCCAACAATGATCAATCCAAGTGGATCAGGGCTGCAGAAGCAGCTTACGATGTGGTAGAGTTAGGTCAGTATAATTTGGTGGACAACTATCGAAACCTTTTTCGGTCTATAACGAATGGGGAAATCATTTTCGGCAGAAACTATCCTGCTTCAAACAGTTTAGAAAGAAATAACTTTCCGATTGGTTTCGCAGGGGCAGTAGGTGGGACTAATCCTAGCCAAAATTTAGTAGATGCTTATGAGACTTTAAGCGGTTTGTCTATCGATGAAGACCCGGCATACGACTCTCAAAATCCTTATGAAAATCGCGATCCAAGATTGCAGATGAGCATTATCACCAATGACTCTGATTATAAAGGGAGAAAAATAGAAACCTTTCGTGGTGGATTTGATGGGTATGGGAAAGCAAGAGCTACAAAGACAGGTTATTATTTGAAGAAGTTTATGGATGAAGGACTAGATTTACTTCAAAACAGATCCAGTGTACATACGTGGATATACTTCCGATACGCTGAAGTCCTGCTAAACTATGCCGAAGCAATGAATGAAGCTTACGGCCCTGATGCTGTTGCTGAGGGGCTTCCGATGTCAGCCAAAGAAGCGCTCAATACGGTACGACAAAGACCTGGTGTCAATATGCCGGAGGTTGAAGCAGCCTCTTCTGAAGAGTTAAGGGCAAAAATCAAGAATGAACGCAGGGTAGAGCTTGCCTTTGAAGAACATAGATTCTGGGATTTGAGACGCTGGAGGGATGCAGGGGAAGTATTATCGCAGCCTTTGAGAATAGCTGTAATCGAGCAAAATGCAGACGAAACTTTTACCTTTTCTTACCAAGATGCTGAAGAACGGATATTCTCGGAACAGATGTATCTCTATCCTATTCCTGCAGTGGAAATCAATAAGGCAGGCGGTAAACTACAGCAAAATCCAAACTGGTAG
- a CDS encoding TonB-dependent receptor — protein MIISINYKNKMSRLVRQLACYAMGVFCFAQVAQAQSLIPAIATEKTASQDSISSPTVLNGELMNVAYGRQSKESITGAISTTTGAVMGKTLTPSLSNTLFGRLPGLTVMSGSGEPGFDEPSMLIRGMGTFNDAGFLVMVDGFETSFDNLSVEEIESVSVLKDAAAVALYGIRGANGVLLVTTKRGFDGETQIRLSARTGFQKPTRLPDFVDSYQYGMLYNEALANDGLPVRYSQSDLENYRTGSDPYLYPNVNWYDEVLADNAPISDLNLTFSGGGKTTRYFILLGYMQNQGLYANTDSKRKENSNADFRRVNFRSNIDVAISPKVSASLDFGGRIENRSYPNFNGASLWQNMAMYPANAFPVTNPDGSWGGNSLYPDNPVASVLGRGYTSSHDRNIITNLKLSEDLGDLIPGLRFSQAIGINNWHRGNYNRVRSLAYYELGAGDSGSEEPYLYYQRGLDTGFSVQEWGNDQWNRVNIQAALDYVKQLGDHGLTGMLMYHQDVLNVSGNNVPYANQSLMGRFTYNYQSRFFAELGFAYSGSERFPKGDRFGFFPSLSGAWVISQEGFLKNNSTINFLKARASVGLVGNDRFGGSRFAYTQDFYYSGDYRLGLDNVSNGTINYGQLGNSDISWEKDLKFNLGLEATLYGKLAVVMDLFYNRRSNMPVNTDNIFPGYIGVLPPYENIGKVNNRGFELDLRYTDHIGSFNYFVGASGFFAKNKIIEMGEMTHPESYMYRTGHAIGQQFGWEADGFYSPDDFEADGELKQGIPVSSFAAVKPGDIKYIDQNGDGLIDQNDEIAIGNTWQPEFTYTFNVGAQYKGFDLELFFYGLTNRSVSLNGAYFWGLQNDANLSTNALNRWTLENQENATFPRLTTLPNENNFRPSTFWTTSGSLLRLRNIELGYTIPVTWTQQIKVEQLRVFVNAVNLFTWDKMDMVDAEAYGGYPPLKSWNMGVSVQF, from the coding sequence ATGATCATATCTATAAACTATAAAAACAAGATGTCCAGACTAGTGCGGCAGCTGGCATGCTACGCTATGGGGGTTTTTTGCTTTGCTCAAGTCGCGCAGGCGCAATCACTTATTCCTGCAATAGCAACTGAAAAAACTGCTTCCCAAGATAGTATTAGCAGCCCGACGGTTCTCAACGGTGAACTGATGAATGTTGCTTATGGCCGACAAAGTAAAGAATCAATAACCGGGGCGATCTCCACTACCACCGGAGCGGTCATGGGTAAAACGCTAACCCCATCACTAAGTAATACGCTATTTGGAAGACTGCCGGGGTTGACCGTGATGAGCGGCTCGGGTGAGCCTGGCTTTGATGAGCCAAGCATGCTTATTCGGGGTATGGGTACTTTTAACGATGCCGGCTTCCTGGTGATGGTTGATGGTTTCGAAACTTCATTCGATAACCTGTCTGTGGAGGAAATCGAAAGCGTATCCGTCTTGAAGGATGCAGCTGCAGTGGCTCTGTACGGAATCAGGGGTGCAAACGGAGTCCTTTTGGTGACTACCAAAAGAGGATTTGACGGAGAGACACAGATTCGATTGTCAGCAAGAACAGGCTTTCAGAAACCAACACGCTTACCGGATTTTGTGGATTCCTATCAGTACGGGATGTTATATAATGAAGCCTTGGCAAACGACGGCTTACCGGTGCGCTATTCTCAATCAGATCTGGAAAACTACCGGACAGGAAGTGATCCGTACCTCTATCCAAATGTCAACTGGTACGACGAAGTACTTGCCGACAATGCTCCGATCAGTGATCTCAACCTGACGTTTTCAGGAGGCGGTAAAACGACCCGCTATTTTATCCTACTGGGATATATGCAGAATCAAGGGCTGTATGCCAATACGGATTCTAAGAGAAAAGAGAATTCCAATGCGGATTTTCGCAGAGTAAATTTCCGTTCGAACATAGATGTCGCTATTTCACCGAAAGTAAGTGCATCGCTGGATTTCGGTGGGAGGATAGAGAATAGATCTTACCCGAATTTCAATGGAGCTTCCCTGTGGCAAAATATGGCTATGTATCCTGCAAATGCTTTTCCTGTCACTAACCCGGATGGCTCCTGGGGAGGAAACTCCCTCTATCCGGACAATCCGGTAGCCTCAGTTCTCGGTCGTGGATATACGTCTTCCCATGATCGAAATATAATTACAAACCTGAAACTCTCCGAAGACTTAGGCGATTTGATTCCAGGCCTAAGATTCTCCCAGGCAATCGGTATCAATAATTGGCACAGGGGAAACTACAACAGGGTCCGCTCACTCGCATACTATGAACTAGGTGCAGGAGACTCGGGTAGCGAAGAGCCGTATCTTTATTACCAGCGAGGTCTCGACACAGGATTCAGCGTACAAGAGTGGGGAAATGATCAATGGAACCGGGTAAATATCCAGGCGGCATTGGACTATGTAAAGCAATTAGGTGATCATGGGTTGACAGGAATGCTGATGTATCATCAGGATGTGTTGAATGTGTCGGGAAACAATGTCCCTTACGCCAATCAAAGCCTGATGGGTAGATTTACCTATAACTATCAATCTCGCTTCTTTGCTGAGCTGGGATTTGCCTACAGTGGATCTGAGCGATTCCCAAAAGGAGATCGCTTCGGTTTTTTTCCATCACTTTCCGGTGCTTGGGTGATCAGCCAAGAGGGGTTTTTGAAAAACAACAGCACCATCAACTTCCTCAAAGCCCGTGCCTCCGTAGGGCTTGTGGGTAATGATAGATTTGGAGGAAGTAGATTTGCTTACACCCAGGATTTCTATTATTCCGGTGATTACCGCTTAGGGTTGGACAATGTGTCCAATGGTACCATCAACTACGGACAGCTCGGAAATTCGGATATCTCTTGGGAGAAAGACCTGAAGTTTAACCTGGGACTCGAAGCCACACTCTATGGTAAACTAGCTGTAGTTATGGATTTATTCTACAACAGAAGGTCAAATATGCCTGTGAACACAGACAATATTTTCCCGGGATATATCGGAGTACTACCTCCATATGAGAATATCGGTAAAGTAAATAACAGGGGGTTTGAGTTGGACTTGCGCTACACAGACCATATCGGTTCATTCAATTATTTCGTGGGTGCAAGCGGCTTTTTTGCCAAAAACAAGATTATAGAGATGGGAGAGATGACCCATCCTGAATCTTACATGTACAGAACAGGACATGCGATTGGTCAGCAGTTTGGCTGGGAAGCGGATGGATTTTATTCTCCGGACGATTTTGAGGCAGATGGTGAGCTAAAGCAGGGGATTCCGGTGTCATCATTTGCTGCCGTAAAGCCCGGAGATATCAAGTACATCGATCAAAATGGAGATGGGCTGATCGATCAGAATGATGAGATAGCTATTGGTAATACTTGGCAGCCGGAGTTTACCTATACGTTCAATGTAGGAGCACAGTATAAGGGATTCGATCTGGAATTATTCTTCTACGGCTTAACCAATAGATCTGTAAGCTTAAACGGTGCCTATTTCTGGGGATTACAAAATGATGCAAACCTAAGCACCAATGCACTCAACAGATGGACGCTTGAAAATCAGGAGAATGCAACCTTTCCGAGATTGACCACTTTGCCAAACGAAAATAACTTCAGACCGTCGACTTTCTGGACAACGTCAGGCAGCTTGCTTCGCTTACGGAATATAGAGTTAGGCTACACGATACCCGTCACTTGGACGCAGCAGATCAAAGTGGAGCAGCTACGTGTCTTCGTAAATGCAGTGAATCTTTTCACATGGGACAAAATGGATATGGTGGATGCTGAAGCCTACGGTGGATATCCTCCCTTGAAGTCATGGAATATGGGTGTAAGCGTACAATTTTAA
- a CDS encoding RagB/SusD family nutrient uptake outer membrane protein, whose amino-acid sequence MIRSYKSLTVIMLGMTILLTSCNDEFLGKPESNDVTVEDIFSERATAESFLWESYRTSMPLGFPIDWGSHNGMYASMVMAASDEGDVYDTWPSSNDHNTGVWGPTGNREDDFGSHYKGIRNANIFLENIEMVPDIPQTEKEQMKAEAMVLRGLQYHELMKRYGAIPIVDKVLTAAGEIMLPRNTYQECVDFIVQSCDAAAAVLPDTYPSSFNGRITKGVALALKARVLLYAASPLHNTTTPYLPSNPELTGYGNYEEGRWLAAADASKAVLDWAATSGVSLVNSSADPAVNYQTAVEAQGSSEMLLYNQSNGWWGAYNPMFQQFAMPRGIYGGWYGHGVTYQHAQMYHTADGEDQVWGDEGPRSEFLEKMQAMEPRFQYSVFYSGSKWNDEIGVRNFYKNSNGSWSDGAPVNGVGYMRKFLGRANWGGGQFNWIVFRLAEFYLNYAEALNEVSPLDANAFAALNAIRQRGGLAPISFTDDRYNTQEKFREAIRRERAVELAFEEHRFFDVRRWRIAGEEGVMAGEMWGLNIYQLDDDQYVYRREPFETRVWDDKMYLYPLPQQEIDKGYLIQNPGW is encoded by the coding sequence ATGATAAGATCATATAAATCCCTAACAGTGATAATGTTGGGAATGACCATTCTTTTGACGTCTTGCAACGATGAGTTTCTTGGGAAACCTGAAAGTAATGACGTGACCGTTGAGGATATTTTCTCCGAAAGGGCAACTGCAGAGTCTTTTCTCTGGGAAAGCTATCGAACGAGTATGCCGCTGGGTTTTCCCATAGACTGGGGATCACATAATGGCATGTATGCCTCCATGGTGATGGCAGCCAGTGATGAAGGAGATGTGTACGATACATGGCCTTCATCCAATGACCACAATACGGGTGTTTGGGGGCCTACGGGCAACAGGGAAGATGACTTCGGTTCGCATTATAAGGGAATTCGCAATGCCAATATATTTCTGGAAAACATTGAAATGGTACCGGATATTCCACAGACTGAAAAGGAACAAATGAAAGCGGAAGCAATGGTTTTGAGAGGTTTGCAATACCATGAACTAATGAAGCGTTATGGGGCGATTCCGATTGTGGATAAGGTATTAACTGCCGCAGGAGAGATCATGCTTCCAAGAAACACCTATCAGGAATGTGTGGACTTTATCGTCCAGTCCTGTGATGCGGCAGCGGCTGTGTTGCCGGATACTTATCCATCCAGTTTCAATGGTAGGATCACAAAAGGGGTTGCTTTGGCATTGAAAGCCCGGGTATTGCTTTATGCTGCAAGCCCTCTACACAACACGACTACTCCTTATTTGCCAAGTAATCCGGAATTGACAGGATATGGCAATTACGAAGAAGGAAGATGGCTGGCTGCAGCCGATGCAAGTAAAGCAGTTCTTGACTGGGCAGCAACTTCAGGTGTCAGTCTGGTGAATTCCTCAGCTGATCCGGCAGTAAACTATCAGACCGCAGTGGAAGCCCAAGGAAGTTCCGAGATGTTGCTGTATAATCAGTCCAATGGCTGGTGGGGTGCATATAATCCGATGTTTCAGCAGTTTGCTATGCCCAGAGGTATTTATGGTGGATGGTATGGACATGGCGTGACGTATCAGCATGCACAAATGTACCATACAGCAGATGGCGAAGATCAAGTATGGGGAGATGAAGGACCGAGAAGTGAGTTTCTAGAGAAAATGCAGGCAATGGAGCCTAGATTTCAATACTCGGTATTTTATTCAGGATCAAAGTGGAACGACGAAATCGGTGTCCGCAATTTTTATAAAAACAGCAATGGTTCCTGGTCTGATGGTGCTCCTGTGAACGGGGTAGGATACATGAGAAAATTCCTTGGAAGAGCCAACTGGGGAGGAGGTCAATTTAACTGGATTGTGTTCCGACTGGCTGAGTTTTACCTGAATTACGCAGAGGCACTTAATGAGGTTTCCCCGCTGGATGCCAATGCATTTGCAGCATTGAACGCCATTCGGCAAAGGGGTGGGCTGGCTCCGATATCGTTTACTGATGATAGGTACAATACGCAAGAGAAGTTTCGCGAGGCAATTCGCAGAGAGCGAGCTGTAGAGTTGGCATTTGAGGAGCACCGGTTTTTTGATGTGAGAAGATGGAGGATCGCAGGGGAAGAAGGAGTGATGGCAGGAGAGATGTGGGGATTGAATATCTACCAGTTGGATGACGATCAATACGTCTATCGAAGAGAGCCTTTCGAAACCAGGGTATGGGATGATAAAATGTATCTGTATCCCCTTCCCCAGCAGGAAATAGATAAAGGGTATCTCATTCAAAACCCGGGGTGGTAA